In the genome of Magnolia sinica isolate HGM2019 chromosome 2, MsV1, whole genome shotgun sequence, one region contains:
- the LOC131234371 gene encoding putative receptor-like protein kinase At3g47110, with the protein MELGLLRPRAFWSLIILASLLPCMTCIGNGSPALGNETDRLALNAFKDRIISNDPYRVFSSWNDSLHFCDWKGVTCGRRHPQRVTALNLGSQRLVGAISPRIANLTFLRSINLSSNSFYGEIPREIGRLFRLRDLDLSDNQLQGRIPNDLSRCSEIKSILLNQNKLVGGISIELSTLSKLVKLNLGRNNLTGNIPSALGNLSSLVSLSLFENSLEGSIPDELGRLVKLQNFQISSNKLSGLIPPSLYNLSSIVIFSAVLNQLHGNLPANLGLTLPNLEFLFLSANAFTGPIPVSLLNASLLNWVILSRNSFGGSLPENLGRLQHLSKLQLGHNKLGGGEGDNDLSFITSLTNCTRLELLDISFNQLRGILPTAIVNLSTNVTVIGLGGNPISGSIPTDISNLFKLNRFGVFGSFVTGSIPISLGKLQNLQGLYLYENQLSGQIPSSIGNMTRLVQLNLAENRFQGSIPSSLGNCRHLDLLLLQRNELNGTIPNQVLSIPSLVYLDVGENNLIGSLPSEVGNLTQLQEFYVDHNKLIGEIPSTLCNCLSLQVLNLSNNLFQGVIPLCFNNLEGIKWLDLSHNNLSGHIPVALEKLQSLEYLDLSSNDLDGQLPTQGVFKNSSAFSVLGNNKLCGGIPQLQLPACPKKAPKKHGRSISLRVIFSVVGAVLGLILLSALFATFYRVRRRANKTALPALFLEGHLLNVSYADLFKATGGFSSDNLIGVGSYGSVYKGILDHDQTVVAVKVLNLQQRGASRSFLAECEALRNIRHRNLLKIITACSSIDFNDNDFKALVFEYMNNGSLEEWLHPSVHEQQELRSLNLIQRLDIAIDVASALEYLHHHCHMPVIHRDLKPSNVLLDDDMCAHVGDFGLARFLSNVAGNTSQDQTNSTGIKGSVGYVPPEYGMGGMASTHGDVYSYGILLLEMFTGKRPTDDMFEDGLSLHQFAEKALPDLVMKIVDPRLLSEEVQALNNREQHPIPRSKMQECLASVVKIGVACSVEFPNKRMAMRDIAAEMHAIRDLYLGVGIH; encoded by the exons ATGGAGCTTGGACTTTTACGtccaagggcattttggtcattgaTCATCCTTGCCTCCCTTCTCCCATGCATGACTTGCATCGGAAACGGGTCCCCCGCCTTAGGAAACGAGACGGATCGACTCGCCTTGAACGCATTCAAGGATCGGATAATATCCAACGATCCTTACCGGGTCTTCAGCTCATGGAACGATTCCCTCCATTTCTGCGACTGGAAAGGAGTCACATGCGGTCGCCGGCATCCTCAAAGGGTCACCGCATTGAATCTTGGGTCCCAACGATTGGTGGGGGCCATATCACCTCGCATTGCAAACCTCACTTTCCTCAGGAGTATCAACCTCTCGAGCAACAGCTTCTATGGCGAAATCCCACGTGAAATCGGCCGGCTCTTCCGGCTTCGGGATCTTGATCTGAGCGATAATCAGCTGCAAGGAAGAATTCCCAATGACCTGTCCCGCTGCTCAGAAatcaaatccatccttttaaatcAAAATAAGCTCGTGGGCGGAATTTCCATCGAGCTTAGCACTCTGTCAAAGCTCGTGAAGTTGAATCTTGGCCGTAACAATCTCACTGGCAACATCCCATCAGCACTTGGGAACCTCTCctctcttgtttctctctctctatttgagaacagtttggAAGGAAGCATTCCAGATGAATTAGGACGGCTTGTGAAGTTACAAAATTTTCAGATCAGTTCAAACAAACTGTCTGGTCTGATCCCACCATCCCTTTATAACCTCTCGTCCATTGTTATTTTCTCTGCGGTACTCAACCAACTTCACGGAAACCTTCCAGCCAATCTAGGTCTCACCCTTCCTAATCTCGAATTTCTTTTCCTTTCAGCTAATGCATTTACGGGGCCAATACCAGTTTCATTACTCAATGCTTCATTACTTAATTGGGTTATTTTATCTCGTAATAGTTTTGGTGGATCCTTGCCTGAAAATTTGGGAAGATTACAGCATCTCAGTAAACTACAATTAGGTCATAATAAGCTTGGAGGTGGAGAAGGAGACAATGACTTGAGTTTCATCACTTCTTTGACAAATTGTACACGTTTGGAACTACTCGATATAAGTTTCAATCAGCTAAGAGGTATACTGCCCACCGCCATCGTTAATCTCTCTACAAACGTAACAGTAATAGGGTTAGGAGGAAACCCGATATCCGGAAGCATCCCAACGGACATTAGCAATCTCTTCAAATTGAATAGATTTGGTGTATTTGGCAGCTTTGTCACTGGTAGTATTCCTATTAGCCTTGGGAAGCTTCAAAATTTGCAGGGCTTGTATTTGTACGAAAACCAACTCTCGGGCCAAATCCCATCCTCCATCGGCAACATGACTCGCTTGGTTCAACTCAATTTAGCAGAAAATCGTTTTCAAGGAAGTATCCCTTCCAGTCTTGGAAACTGTCGTCATCTTGATTTATTACTCCTCCAAAGAAATGAGCTTAACGGCACTATACCCAATCAAGTTTTAAGTATCCCCTCTCTGGTTTATCTTGATGTTGGTGAGAATAATTTGATCGGATCTCTACCATCGGAAGTTGGTAACTTGACACAACTTCAAGAATTTTATGTTGATCACAACAAATTGATAGGTGAAATTCCCAGCACGCTATGCAATTGTCTGAGCCTTCAAGTCCTTAATTTGAGCAATAACTTGTTCCAAGGAGTTATTCCTCTTTGTTTTAACAATTTAGAAGGTATTAAATGGCTAGATCTTTCTCATAATAACTTGTCTGGTCATATTCCAGTAGCTCTGGAGAAACTTCAATCTCTAGAGTACTTGGATTTGTCATCCAATGATCTCGATGGCCAACTCCCAACTCAAGGGGTTTTCAAAAATTCAAGTGCATTTTCAGTCCTTGGAAACAACAAGCTTTGTGGAGGTATCCCACAACTACAGCTGCCAGCGTGCCCAAAGAAAGCTCCTAAGAAACATGGAAGGTCTATTTCTCTAAGAGTAATATTCTCCGTGGTCGGTGCAGTTTTAGGTTTGATTCTTTTATCAGCTCTCTTTGCTACTTTTTATCGGGTGAGAAGAAGGGCCAACAAGACAGCTTTGCCAGCGCTTTTCTTGGAGGGCCATTTGTTAAACGTTTCTTATGCTGATCTCTTTAAAGCGACTGGCGGGTTCTCTTCCGACAATTTGATTGGCGTGGGAAGTTATGGTTCTGTATACAAAGGAATACTAGATCACGATCAAACGGTCGTTGCTGTGAAAGTTCTCAATCTTCAACAACGTGGAGCTTCAAGGAGTTTCCTTGCGGAATGTGAAGCCTTGAGAAATATCCGACATCGGAATCTTCTCAAAATCATAACTGCTTGCTCAAGCATTGATTTTAACGACAATGATTTCAAAGCTCTAGTATTTGAGTACATGAATAATGGGAGTCTAGAGGAGTGGTTGCATCCAAGTGTACATGAGCAGCAAGAGTTGAGGAGCTTGAACCTTATTCAAAGGCTAGATATAGCCATTGATGTTGCCTCTGCATTGGAGTATCTTCATCACCATTGCCACATGCCGGTCATTCATCGCGATCTAAAACCAAGCAATGTTCTACTGGATGATGACATGTGCGCCCATGTGGGTGATTTCGGATTAGCAAGGTTCCTTTCTAATGTTGCTGGTAATACCTCTCAAGATCAAACCAACTCAACTGGGATCAAGGGATCTGTTGGCTATGTTCCTCCAG AGTATGGAATGGGCGGAATGGCATCTACACATGGAGATGTCTACAGTTACGGAATTCTTCTTTTGGAGATGTTCACAGGAAAGAGACCAACTGATGATATGTTCGAAGACGGTCTGAGCCTTCATCAATTTGCTGAGAAGGCTTTGCCTGATCTGGTGATGAAGATTGTAGACCCACGGCTGCTCTCCGAAGAAGTTCAAGCTCTGAACAACAGAGAACAACACCCCATTCCACGGAGTAAAATGCAAGAGTGCTTGGCTTCTGTGGTCAAAATTGGCGTCGCATGCTCTGTAGAATTTCCAAACAAGCGGATGGCGATGAGAGATATTGCTgcagaaatgcatgcaatcaGGGACTTATATCTTGGGGTTGGGATTCACTGA